Proteins from one Pygocentrus nattereri isolate fPygNat1 chromosome 16, fPygNat1.pri, whole genome shotgun sequence genomic window:
- the rictorb gene encoding rapamycin-insensitive companion of mTOR isoform X2, which translates to MAVSIRARPIRSIRMRGRNDSGEENVPLDLTRDPKDNLREILQNVAKQQGVSNMRKLGHLNNFIKLLCNVGHSEEKFGFTYDEIIICLRLALLNEAKEVRAAGLRALRYLIRDGAILQKVFRFQVDYLISRCIDIQQSNEVERTQALRLVRKMITVNAQLFPSSITNSLIAVGNDGLQERDRMVRACIAIICELALKNPEIVARRGGLKTILKNVIDCQLSRINEALMTTILHLLNHPHTRQYVRSDVELEQILAPYTDFHYRHNPDTAEGQLKEDREARFLASKMSIVASFRSWSGIINLCKSGSSGIQSLIGLLCIPNMEVRRGLLEVLYDIFRLPVPIVTQDFIEALLSVDPSRFQDSWRLSDGFVASEAKIILPHRARSRPDLMDNYLALVLSAFINSGLLEGLVEVVTSSDDNISVRATILLGELLHMANTILPHSHSHHLHCLPTLMNMAASFDIPQEKRLRASAAVNYLKRFHEKKKRGPKPNSLYLDHIVRKSAAAHYCREQHLRPQKDIYVIKDTEEALLMNLRDSHILNHKQNLDWNWVLIGTILKWPNVNLRSSKDEQMHKFVRRLLFFYKPSSKLYAGLELDHSKAKQLTVVGCQFIEFLLESDEDGQVYLEDLVKDIVQWLSSSSGLKPDRSLQSNGLLNTLSQHYFLFLGTLSAHPNGVKLLEKCGVFQCLLNLCSLKNQDHLLKLTVSTLDYSRDGLARVILSKILTAATDNCRLYATKHLRVLLRANVEFFSNWGIELLVTQLHDRNKAISMEALDILDEACEDKANLHALIQLKPALTHLGDKGVLLLLRFLSIPKGFSYLNERGYVSKQLEKWQKEYNLKYVDLIEEQLNEALTTYRKPVDGDNYVRRSNQRLQRPNVYLPVHLYGQLVHDKTGCHLLEAQNVVPDLSYTVRSPVLDTWEGIKQLKAALWALGNIGTSNWGLNLLQEENVIPDIVALAHHCEVLSIRGTCLYVLGLISKTKQGCELLKLQGWDAVRHSRRQQWPVVPDEVEQQQQQLPPPTLLSSVPSTLSLNSESTSSRHNSESDSTQPSMYILDDDKLEGSELSEDQPLYFRSKLLKDRSPFTILASSRFVRNRFLISLSGKKLRSTSDPKGSGNTGSSSKLNSDPKLGGLRRNRTVTEPSVYSPGQGDVFSPVFTDGLPKSPSVSLETSFVGSKSADHQGSTPSIAEGEVRVPRASERSSASGDGQREQTSRERLAGDSSSSGGGGQFKSRSQSFNTDTTTSGISSMSSSPSRETVGAVDSSTIDTDCVSLNTVISAQTIKTLHSLTPQSNHLPLSKSNSVLLVPPGSSHTLPRRAQSLKSPSVTTITSLTDCSFMYTSPRDALGYATLKRLQQQRIHPSLSHSEALASPAKDVLFTDAITMKTGSLDSRLTSRRYSKKRFSCLGQGSGGPRRRILLPRFLKALSFASLDKEDLLSPISQTTLQRSSSVRSMVSSATFGSSDDYIGLALPMDINNMFQIKETPYFQKRTSPPSEDRSAKFFSGDSDGPSEGSRHGILKSQLSITELMAASRVDQQQLLGSEETGLQEHTEENCLYCVGCKVLGCNTHTPTQSRPDYADAPYSEWCSQPMHNHLEVMPQSKFSGVSGCSDAVSQGSAGSTRSTELVLGVKTIPEDAPACRVLLRKEVLRLVINLSSSVGTKGHETGLLTIKEKFPYAFDDICLYSEVSHLLAHCMFRLASRRFIQELFQDVQFSPLFEEAESILSMPPKSTTVDPAPES; encoded by the exons ACCCTAAAGATAACTTGCGAGAGATCCTCCAAAATGTGGCCAAACAGCAGGGTGTTTCCAACATGCGTAAATTGGGTCACCTGAACAACTTCATTAAG CTACTTTGCAATGTCGGCCATTCGGAAGAGAAGTTTGGCTTTACCTATGATGAAATCATTATCTG TCTCCGATTGGCTCTACTTAATGAAGCTAAAGAAGTACGGGCAGCAGGTCTGCGAGCTCTCCGCTACCTGATCAGAGATGGCGCTATCCTCCAGAAAGTTTTCCGCTTCCAGGTGGATTACCTGATTTCCAG GTGCATTGACATTCAGCAGAGCAATGAGGTGGAGCGGACCCAGGCACTCCGACTGGTGAGAAAG ATGATCACTGTGAATGCTCAGCTTTTCCCAAGCTCCATCACCAACTCCCTCATCGCTGTAGGCAATGATGGCCTGCAGGAACGTGACCGCATGGTGCGGGCCTGCATTGCCATCATATGTGAACTTG CACTGAAGAACCCGGAGATTGTGGCTCGGAGGGGCGGTCTCAAAACCATACTAAAGAATGTGATTGACTGCCAGCTCAGCCGCATTAATGAGGCTCTGATGACCACCATCCTGCACCTGCTCAATCACCCTCATACACGCCAGTATGTGCGCTCTGACGTCGAGCTTGAG cAAATCCTGGCACCGTATACAGATTTCCACTACAGACACAATCCAGACACTGCAGAGGGACAGCTCAA GGAAGACAGAGAGGCTCGGTTTTTGGCCAGTAAGATGTCTATTGTAGCTTCCTTCCGCTCATGGTCTG GCATCATTAACCTGTGTAAGTCAGGCAGTTCTGGCATCCAGTCCCTCATTGGCCTACTCTGTATACCAAATATGGAAGTGAGG AGAGGCCTACTGGAGGTGCTGTATGACATATTTCGCCTTCCCGTTCCCATAGTTACACAAGACTTCATTGAAGCTCTGCTTAGTGTTG ATCCCAGTAGATTTCAGGACAGTTGGAGGCTGTCAGACGGCTTTGTGGCCTCAGAAGCAAAAATTATCCTCCCTCATCGGGCACGGTCAAG GCCTGACTTAATGGATAACTACCTTGCACTTGTACTCTCTGCCTTCATCAATAGCGGACTTCTAGAG GGGCTGGTGGAAGTAGTCACAAGCAGTGATGACAACATTTCAGTCCGTGCTACCATCCTCTTAGGAGAACTCTTGCACATG GCCAATACCATTCTCCCTCACTCCCATAGCCACCACTTGCATTGCCTTCCTACACTCATGAACATGGCAGCCTCCTTTGATATCCCTCAAGAGAAGCGGCT ACGTGCGAGTGCGGCAGTGAACTACCTGAAGCGCTTCCATGAGAAGAAGAAGCGAGGCCCCAAGCCCAATAGCCTTTATCTGGACCATATTGTCCGCAAGTCAGCTGCTGCCCACTATTGTCGAGAGCAGCACCTGCGACCCCAGAAGGATATCTATGTGATTAAG GACACTGAGGAGGCATTGCTGATGAATCTCAGAGACAGCCATATTCTCAATCACAAACAAAACCTGGACTGGAACTGGGTACTTATCGGTACAATACTGAAG TGGCCAAATGTTAATTTGCGCAGCAGCAAAGATGAACAAATGCACAA GTTTGTGCGGAGGCTCTTATTCTTCTATAAACCCAGCAGTAAACTATATGCTGGCCTGGAGCTGGACCACAGCAAGGCTAAACAGCTTACCGTGGTTGGCTGCCAGTTCATTGAGTTCCTGCTGGAGTCAGATGAG GATGGGCAGGTATATCTGGAGGACCTGGTGAAGGACATTGTACAATGGCTGTCTTCATCATCTGGGCTGAAACCGGATCGTAGCCTACAGAGCAATGGTCTCCTCAACACTCTCAGCCAACACTACTTCCTCTTCCTGGGCACTCTGTCTGCCCACCCTAATGGTGTTAAGTTGTTGGAGAAATGCGGTGTCTTCCAGTG CCTGCTGAACCTGTGCTCCCTGAAGAATCAGGATCACCTATTGAAGCTGACTGTATCCACACTGGACTACAGCAGAGATGGCTTAGCACGAGTCATCCTTTCCAAGATCCTCACTGCTGCAACGGAC AACTGCAGGCTTTATGCCACAAAGCACCTGCGAGTGCTGCTCCGTGCCAATGTGGAGTTCTTCAGTAACTGGGGCATCGAGTTGCTGGTCACTCAGCTCCATGACCGAAACAAGGCCATCTCTATGGAGGCTTTGGACATACTGGATGAGGCCTGCGAGGACAAG GCGAACCTCCATGCACTTATTCAATTGAAGCCAGCACTAACTCACCTAGGGGACAAGGGTGTGCTCTTGCTTTTGCG GTTCTTGTCTATTCCAAAGGGTTTTTCCTACCTCAATGAGAGGGGCTATGTCAGTAAACAACTGGAGAAATGGCAGAAG GAATATAATCTAAAGTATGTGGACCTAATAGAGGAGCAGTTAAATGAAGCACTCACTACTTACCGCAAACCAGTTGATGGGGACAACTATGTACGACGGAGCAACCAAAG GTTGCAAAGGCCAAATGTATATCTACCAGTGCATCTGTATGGTCAGCTTGTGCATGATAAGACAGGTTGCCATCTCCTAGAAGCTCAG AATGTCGTACCAGACCTGAGCTATACGGTGCGCTCCCCAGTGCTGGACACGTGGGAAGGCATCAAACAACTtaaagctgctctgtgggcCTTG GGTAATATTGGTACATCAAACTGGGGTCTTAACCTGCTGCAGGAGGAGAATGTGATTCCAGACATTGTGGCTTTGGCCCACCACTGTGAGGTTCTCTCTATTAGAGG GACTTGTCTATATGTGCTGGGTCTGATCTCCAAGACAAAGCAAGGATGTGAGCTTCTGAAGTTGCAGGGCTGGGATGCGGTGAGGCACAGCCGTAGGCAGCAGTGGCCTGTGGTGCCTGATGAagtggagcagcagcagcagcagctgccgCCACCTACCCTgctctcctcagttcccagcACCCTAAGCCTCAACTCAGAGTCCACTAGCTCCAGACACAACAGTGAGAGTGACTCCACCCAGCCCA GCATGTACATTTTGGATGATGATAAGTTAGAGGGTTCAGAACTGTCTGAAGACCAACCCCTGTACTTCAGGTCCAAGCTCCTAAAGGACCGCAGCCCCTTCACCATCTTGGCCTCCAGTCGCTTCGTCCGCAACCGCTTTCTCATCTCCCTCTCCGGCAAGAAGCTGCGCAGCACCAGTGACCCCAAAGGCAGCGGTAACACTGGCAGCAGCAGCAAGCTCAACAGTGACCCAAAGCTGGGAGGCCTTCGGAGGAACCGCACAGTCACCGAGCCCTCCGTCTACTCCCCTGGCCAAGGGGACGTTTTCAGCCCTGTATTTACTGACGGCCTGCCCAAAAGCCCCTCAGTTAGCCTGGAGACATCCTTTGTGGGAAGCAAGTCAGCAGACCACCAGGGTAGCACACCCAGCATTGCAGAGGGGGAAGTGCGTGTGCCTCGGGCCTCAGAGCGGAGTTCAGCAAGCGGGGATGGCCAGCGTGAACAGACCAGCCGAGAGAGGCTGGCAGGTGACAGCTCCTCCTCTGGAGGTGGAGGTCAATTTAAAAGTCGCAGCCAGAGCTTTAACACTGACACCACAACCAGCGGCATCAGCTCCATGAGCTCGAGCCCGTCCCGAGAGACGGTGGGTGCTGTGGATTCTTCCACTATCGACACGGACTGCGTCAGCCTCAATACTGTCATCAGTGCCCAGACTATCAAAACGCTCCATTCTCTCACTCCCCAGTCTAACCACCTGCCTCTGTCAAAGTCCAACTCTGTTCTACTGGTTCCCCCGGGCTCCTCTCACACTCTGCCCCGCAGGGCTCAGTCACTCAAATCCCCTTCAGTGACCACCATCACAAGCCTAACAGACTGCAGCTTCATGTACACCAGTCCTAGGGATGCGCTGGGGTATGCTACTCTCAAGCGACTCCAGCAGCAGCGcatccacccctctctctcccacagtGAGGCGCTGGCCTCACCCGCCAAAGACGTACTCTTCACTGATGCCATCACCATGAAAACTGGCAGTCTGGACTCCAGGCTCACTTCACGGAG GTATTCAAAAAAGCGCTTCAGCTGTCTGGGCCAAGGCTCAGGCGGGCCCCGTCGCCGAATTCTCCTGCCACG GTTTCTGAAGGCTCTGAGCTTTGCATCTTTGGATAAGGAGGATCTGTTAAGCCCCATCAGTCAGACCACTCTGCAGCGCTCATCCTCTGTACGCTCCATGGTGTCCAGTGCGACCTTTGGAAGTTCAGATGATTACATTGGTCTTGCTCTCCCTATGGACATCAATAATATGTTCCAA ataaaagagACTCCATATTTCCAGAAGAGGACGAGTCCACCCTCAGAGGACAGATCGGCAAAGTTCTTCTCTGGAGACTCTGATG GTCCCAGTGAGGGCTCACGGCATGGTATCCTGAAGTCTCAGCTGAGTATCACAGAGCTGATGGCAGCAAGCAGGGTGGACCAGCAGCAGCTGCTGGGCTCAGAGGAGACTGGCTTACAGGAGCACACTGAGGAGAACTGCCTCTACTGTGTGGGCTGCAAGGTGCTGGGCTGCAACACGCACACCCCAACACAGAGCCGGCCAG ACTATGCCGATGCTCCATATTCTGAGTGGTGCAGCCAGCCCATGCACAACCACCTTGAGGTAATGCCCCAGTCCAAGTTCTCAGGGGTGTCTGGATGCAGTGATGCTGTGTCCCAGGGCTCTGCTGGGAGCACCCGCAGTACAGAGCTGGTTTTAG GCGTTAAGACCATTCCAGAAGATGCTCCAGCTTGCAGAGTCCTGCTGCGAAAAGAGGTGCTCCGTCTGGTCATCAACCTTAGCTCATCAGTAGGAACCAAGGGCCATGAGACTGGACTGCTCAC GATCAAGGAAAAGTTCCCTTATGCGTTTGATGACATCTGCCTGTACTCTGAAGTTTCTCACCTGCTGGCTCACTGCATGTTCAGACTAGCTTCTCGACGCTTCATCCAGGAGCTGTTCCAAGATGTTCAGTTTAGTCCG cTTTTTGAGGAGGCTGAAAGCATCCTGTCAATGCCGCCAAAGTCTACCACTGTAGATCCTGCACCAGAATCTTGA
- the rictorb gene encoding rapamycin-insensitive companion of mTOR isoform X4 has translation MAVSIRARPIRSIRMRGRNDSGEENVPLDLTRDPKDNLREILQNVAKQQGVSNMRKLGHLNNFIKLLCNVGHSEEKFGFTYDEIIICLRLALLNEAKEVRAAGLRALRYLIRDGAILQKVFRFQVDYLISRCIDIQQSNEVERTQALRLVRKMITVNAQLFPSSITNSLIAVGNDGLQERDRMVRACIAIICELALKNPEIVARRGGLKTILKNVIDCQLSRINEALMTTILHLLNHPHTRQYVRSDVELEQILAPYTDFHYRHNPDTAEGQLKEDREARFLASKMSIVASFRSWSGIINLCKSGSSGIQSLIGLLCIPNMEVRRGLLEVLYDIFRLPVPIVTQDFIEALLSVDPSRFQDSWRLSDGFVASEAKIILPHRARSRPDLMDNYLALVLSAFINSGLLEGLVEVVTSSDDNISVRATILLGELLHMANTILPHSHSHHLHCLPTLMNMAASFDIPQEKRLRASAAVNYLKRFHEKKKRGPKPNSLYLDHIVRKSAAAHYCREQHLRPQKDIYVIKDTEEALLMNLRDSHILNHKQNLDWNWVLIGTILKWPNVNLRSSKDEQMHKFVRRLLFFYKPSSKLYAGLELDHSKAKQLTVVGCQFIEFLLESDEDGQVYLEDLVKDIVQWLSSSSGLKPDRSLQSNGLLNTLSQHYFLFLGTLSAHPNGVKLLEKCGVFQCLLNLCSLKNQDHLLKLTVSTLDYSRDGLARVILSKILTAATDNCRLYATKHLRVLLRANVEFFSNWGIELLVTQLHDRNKAISMEALDILDEACEDKANLHALIQLKPALTHLGDKGVLLLLRFLSIPKGFSYLNERGYVSKQLEKWQKEYNLKYVDLIEEQLNEALTTYRKPVDGDNYVRRSNQRLQRPNVYLPVHLYGQLVHDKTGCHLLEAQNVVPDLSYTVRSPVLDTWEGIKQLKAALWALGNIGTSNWGLNLLQEENVIPDIVALAHHCEVLSIRGTCLYVLGLISKTKQGCELLKLQGWDAVRHSRRQQWPVVPDEVEQQQQQLPPPTLLSSVPSTLSLNSESTSSRHNSESDSTQPSMYILDDDKLEGSELSEDQPLYFRSKLLKDRSPFTILASSRFVRNRFLISLSGKKLRSTSDPKGSGNTGSSSKLNSDPKLGGLRRNRTVTEPSVYSPGQGDVFSPVFTDGLPKSPSVSLETSFVGSKSADHQGSTPSIAEGEVRVPRASERSSASGDGQREQTSRERLAGDSSSSGGGGQFKSRSQSFNTDTTTSGISSMSSSPSRETVGAVDSSTIDTDCVSLNTVISAQTIKTLHSLTPQSNHLPLSKSNSVLLVPPGSSHTLPRRAQSLKSPSVTTITSLTDCSFMYTSPRDALGYATLKRLQQQRIHPSLSHSEALASPAKDVLFTDAITMKTGSLDSRLTSRRFLKALSFASLDKEDLLSPISQTTLQRSSSVRSMVSSATFGSSDDYIGLALPMDINNMFQIKETPYFQKRTSPPSEDRSAKFFSGDSDGPSEGSRHGILKSQLSITELMAASRVDQQQLLGSEETGLQEHTEENCLYCVGCKVLGCNTHTPTQSRPDYADAPYSEWCSQPMHNHLEVMPQSKFSGVSGCSDAVSQGSAGSTRSTELVLGVKTIPEDAPACRVLLRKEVLRLVINLSSSVGTKGHETGLLTIKEKFPYAFDDICLYSEVSHLLAHCMFRLASRRFIQELFQDVQFSPLFEEAESILSMPPKSTTVDPAPES, from the exons ACCCTAAAGATAACTTGCGAGAGATCCTCCAAAATGTGGCCAAACAGCAGGGTGTTTCCAACATGCGTAAATTGGGTCACCTGAACAACTTCATTAAG CTACTTTGCAATGTCGGCCATTCGGAAGAGAAGTTTGGCTTTACCTATGATGAAATCATTATCTG TCTCCGATTGGCTCTACTTAATGAAGCTAAAGAAGTACGGGCAGCAGGTCTGCGAGCTCTCCGCTACCTGATCAGAGATGGCGCTATCCTCCAGAAAGTTTTCCGCTTCCAGGTGGATTACCTGATTTCCAG GTGCATTGACATTCAGCAGAGCAATGAGGTGGAGCGGACCCAGGCACTCCGACTGGTGAGAAAG ATGATCACTGTGAATGCTCAGCTTTTCCCAAGCTCCATCACCAACTCCCTCATCGCTGTAGGCAATGATGGCCTGCAGGAACGTGACCGCATGGTGCGGGCCTGCATTGCCATCATATGTGAACTTG CACTGAAGAACCCGGAGATTGTGGCTCGGAGGGGCGGTCTCAAAACCATACTAAAGAATGTGATTGACTGCCAGCTCAGCCGCATTAATGAGGCTCTGATGACCACCATCCTGCACCTGCTCAATCACCCTCATACACGCCAGTATGTGCGCTCTGACGTCGAGCTTGAG cAAATCCTGGCACCGTATACAGATTTCCACTACAGACACAATCCAGACACTGCAGAGGGACAGCTCAA GGAAGACAGAGAGGCTCGGTTTTTGGCCAGTAAGATGTCTATTGTAGCTTCCTTCCGCTCATGGTCTG GCATCATTAACCTGTGTAAGTCAGGCAGTTCTGGCATCCAGTCCCTCATTGGCCTACTCTGTATACCAAATATGGAAGTGAGG AGAGGCCTACTGGAGGTGCTGTATGACATATTTCGCCTTCCCGTTCCCATAGTTACACAAGACTTCATTGAAGCTCTGCTTAGTGTTG ATCCCAGTAGATTTCAGGACAGTTGGAGGCTGTCAGACGGCTTTGTGGCCTCAGAAGCAAAAATTATCCTCCCTCATCGGGCACGGTCAAG GCCTGACTTAATGGATAACTACCTTGCACTTGTACTCTCTGCCTTCATCAATAGCGGACTTCTAGAG GGGCTGGTGGAAGTAGTCACAAGCAGTGATGACAACATTTCAGTCCGTGCTACCATCCTCTTAGGAGAACTCTTGCACATG GCCAATACCATTCTCCCTCACTCCCATAGCCACCACTTGCATTGCCTTCCTACACTCATGAACATGGCAGCCTCCTTTGATATCCCTCAAGAGAAGCGGCT ACGTGCGAGTGCGGCAGTGAACTACCTGAAGCGCTTCCATGAGAAGAAGAAGCGAGGCCCCAAGCCCAATAGCCTTTATCTGGACCATATTGTCCGCAAGTCAGCTGCTGCCCACTATTGTCGAGAGCAGCACCTGCGACCCCAGAAGGATATCTATGTGATTAAG GACACTGAGGAGGCATTGCTGATGAATCTCAGAGACAGCCATATTCTCAATCACAAACAAAACCTGGACTGGAACTGGGTACTTATCGGTACAATACTGAAG TGGCCAAATGTTAATTTGCGCAGCAGCAAAGATGAACAAATGCACAA GTTTGTGCGGAGGCTCTTATTCTTCTATAAACCCAGCAGTAAACTATATGCTGGCCTGGAGCTGGACCACAGCAAGGCTAAACAGCTTACCGTGGTTGGCTGCCAGTTCATTGAGTTCCTGCTGGAGTCAGATGAG GATGGGCAGGTATATCTGGAGGACCTGGTGAAGGACATTGTACAATGGCTGTCTTCATCATCTGGGCTGAAACCGGATCGTAGCCTACAGAGCAATGGTCTCCTCAACACTCTCAGCCAACACTACTTCCTCTTCCTGGGCACTCTGTCTGCCCACCCTAATGGTGTTAAGTTGTTGGAGAAATGCGGTGTCTTCCAGTG CCTGCTGAACCTGTGCTCCCTGAAGAATCAGGATCACCTATTGAAGCTGACTGTATCCACACTGGACTACAGCAGAGATGGCTTAGCACGAGTCATCCTTTCCAAGATCCTCACTGCTGCAACGGAC AACTGCAGGCTTTATGCCACAAAGCACCTGCGAGTGCTGCTCCGTGCCAATGTGGAGTTCTTCAGTAACTGGGGCATCGAGTTGCTGGTCACTCAGCTCCATGACCGAAACAAGGCCATCTCTATGGAGGCTTTGGACATACTGGATGAGGCCTGCGAGGACAAG GCGAACCTCCATGCACTTATTCAATTGAAGCCAGCACTAACTCACCTAGGGGACAAGGGTGTGCTCTTGCTTTTGCG GTTCTTGTCTATTCCAAAGGGTTTTTCCTACCTCAATGAGAGGGGCTATGTCAGTAAACAACTGGAGAAATGGCAGAAG GAATATAATCTAAAGTATGTGGACCTAATAGAGGAGCAGTTAAATGAAGCACTCACTACTTACCGCAAACCAGTTGATGGGGACAACTATGTACGACGGAGCAACCAAAG GTTGCAAAGGCCAAATGTATATCTACCAGTGCATCTGTATGGTCAGCTTGTGCATGATAAGACAGGTTGCCATCTCCTAGAAGCTCAG AATGTCGTACCAGACCTGAGCTATACGGTGCGCTCCCCAGTGCTGGACACGTGGGAAGGCATCAAACAACTtaaagctgctctgtgggcCTTG GGTAATATTGGTACATCAAACTGGGGTCTTAACCTGCTGCAGGAGGAGAATGTGATTCCAGACATTGTGGCTTTGGCCCACCACTGTGAGGTTCTCTCTATTAGAGG GACTTGTCTATATGTGCTGGGTCTGATCTCCAAGACAAAGCAAGGATGTGAGCTTCTGAAGTTGCAGGGCTGGGATGCGGTGAGGCACAGCCGTAGGCAGCAGTGGCCTGTGGTGCCTGATGAagtggagcagcagcagcagcagctgccgCCACCTACCCTgctctcctcagttcccagcACCCTAAGCCTCAACTCAGAGTCCACTAGCTCCAGACACAACAGTGAGAGTGACTCCACCCAGCCCA GCATGTACATTTTGGATGATGATAAGTTAGAGGGTTCAGAACTGTCTGAAGACCAACCCCTGTACTTCAGGTCCAAGCTCCTAAAGGACCGCAGCCCCTTCACCATCTTGGCCTCCAGTCGCTTCGTCCGCAACCGCTTTCTCATCTCCCTCTCCGGCAAGAAGCTGCGCAGCACCAGTGACCCCAAAGGCAGCGGTAACACTGGCAGCAGCAGCAAGCTCAACAGTGACCCAAAGCTGGGAGGCCTTCGGAGGAACCGCACAGTCACCGAGCCCTCCGTCTACTCCCCTGGCCAAGGGGACGTTTTCAGCCCTGTATTTACTGACGGCCTGCCCAAAAGCCCCTCAGTTAGCCTGGAGACATCCTTTGTGGGAAGCAAGTCAGCAGACCACCAGGGTAGCACACCCAGCATTGCAGAGGGGGAAGTGCGTGTGCCTCGGGCCTCAGAGCGGAGTTCAGCAAGCGGGGATGGCCAGCGTGAACAGACCAGCCGAGAGAGGCTGGCAGGTGACAGCTCCTCCTCTGGAGGTGGAGGTCAATTTAAAAGTCGCAGCCAGAGCTTTAACACTGACACCACAACCAGCGGCATCAGCTCCATGAGCTCGAGCCCGTCCCGAGAGACGGTGGGTGCTGTGGATTCTTCCACTATCGACACGGACTGCGTCAGCCTCAATACTGTCATCAGTGCCCAGACTATCAAAACGCTCCATTCTCTCACTCCCCAGTCTAACCACCTGCCTCTGTCAAAGTCCAACTCTGTTCTACTGGTTCCCCCGGGCTCCTCTCACACTCTGCCCCGCAGGGCTCAGTCACTCAAATCCCCTTCAGTGACCACCATCACAAGCCTAACAGACTGCAGCTTCATGTACACCAGTCCTAGGGATGCGCTGGGGTATGCTACTCTCAAGCGACTCCAGCAGCAGCGcatccacccctctctctcccacagtGAGGCGCTGGCCTCACCCGCCAAAGACGTACTCTTCACTGATGCCATCACCATGAAAACTGGCAGTCTGGACTCCAGGCTCACTTCACGGAG GTTTCTGAAGGCTCTGAGCTTTGCATCTTTGGATAAGGAGGATCTGTTAAGCCCCATCAGTCAGACCACTCTGCAGCGCTCATCCTCTGTACGCTCCATGGTGTCCAGTGCGACCTTTGGAAGTTCAGATGATTACATTGGTCTTGCTCTCCCTATGGACATCAATAATATGTTCCAA ataaaagagACTCCATATTTCCAGAAGAGGACGAGTCCACCCTCAGAGGACAGATCGGCAAAGTTCTTCTCTGGAGACTCTGATG GTCCCAGTGAGGGCTCACGGCATGGTATCCTGAAGTCTCAGCTGAGTATCACAGAGCTGATGGCAGCAAGCAGGGTGGACCAGCAGCAGCTGCTGGGCTCAGAGGAGACTGGCTTACAGGAGCACACTGAGGAGAACTGCCTCTACTGTGTGGGCTGCAAGGTGCTGGGCTGCAACACGCACACCCCAACACAGAGCCGGCCAG ACTATGCCGATGCTCCATATTCTGAGTGGTGCAGCCAGCCCATGCACAACCACCTTGAGGTAATGCCCCAGTCCAAGTTCTCAGGGGTGTCTGGATGCAGTGATGCTGTGTCCCAGGGCTCTGCTGGGAGCACCCGCAGTACAGAGCTGGTTTTAG GCGTTAAGACCATTCCAGAAGATGCTCCAGCTTGCAGAGTCCTGCTGCGAAAAGAGGTGCTCCGTCTGGTCATCAACCTTAGCTCATCAGTAGGAACCAAGGGCCATGAGACTGGACTGCTCAC GATCAAGGAAAAGTTCCCTTATGCGTTTGATGACATCTGCCTGTACTCTGAAGTTTCTCACCTGCTGGCTCACTGCATGTTCAGACTAGCTTCTCGACGCTTCATCCAGGAGCTGTTCCAAGATGTTCAGTTTAGTCCG cTTTTTGAGGAGGCTGAAAGCATCCTGTCAATGCCGCCAAAGTCTACCACTGTAGATCCTGCACCAGAATCTTGA